A section of the Rhodanobacteraceae bacterium genome encodes:
- a CDS encoding YajQ family cyclic di-GMP-binding protein has protein sequence MPSFDVVSELDKHEVRNAVDQANRELGNRFDFRGTGCAFELDEFVVTLKAEGEFQLKQMLEILKPRLVARGIDIRCMDVADPESNLAAARQKVTLKQGIDQKNAKDIIRQFKDAKIKVEAQINGEKLRVSGKKRDDLQAAIALLRGLELDLPLQFENFRD, from the coding sequence ATGCCCTCCTTTGATGTGGTTTCCGAACTGGACAAGCACGAAGTCCGCAATGCGGTCGACCAGGCCAATCGCGAGCTCGGCAATCGATTCGATTTCCGCGGTACCGGCTGCGCTTTCGAACTCGACGAGTTCGTGGTCACGCTCAAGGCCGAGGGTGAATTCCAGCTCAAGCAGATGCTGGAGATCCTGAAGCCACGGCTGGTGGCGCGCGGCATCGACATCCGCTGCATGGACGTGGCTGATCCGGAATCCAATCTGGCCGCGGCCAGACAGAAGGTGACGCTGAAACAGGGCATCGATCAGAAGAACGCCAAGGACATCATCCGCCAGTTTAAGGACGCCAAGATCAAGGTCGAGGCCCAGATCAACGGCGAGAAGCTGCGTGTCAGCGGCAAGAAGCGTGACGATCTCCAGGCCGCCATCGCCCTGCTGCGCGGCCTGGAGCTGGATCTGCCGCTGCAGTTCGAGAACTTCCGCGATT
- a CDS encoding methyltransferase domain-containing protein: MSIETCSQVFWRRTPAKPSTGHKAISANPQADGNQTRVTAWWERPDRHYDQTGQLWLAGRPVAELVATTGTPAYVYCAARVSQNVARLRTALKSIGAPTRLMYAMKSNRYPPLLAHLRALGLDLDVTSPGEVRHALNNGFEVRQLSFTAGCLSRADYAALAGWPEIWINADSLTQLRRIAEVSPGRELGLRINPASALGYNELVSYSGSKASKFGVYRDRFEEALELAAGSGLNLTGLHCHAGCGFLTPQLGSVERVFARICEFLEVAPQIKTLNLGGGLGIPLVAADEELDLTAWAALVRRYFGHRKLKLCFEPGDYLVKDAGALLTEVTQVERKGDRLFVGVNAGFNVHPEPAHYRLPLIPAPATLRPEPPQCVTIAGNINEALDLWAEDESLPAVREGDTLCFLNAGGYGASMASAHCLRNEMTEHLLPPIQPGGFDVEQISDANQRAWDELYASTAELVWGHEPLPFLAGFAEAFRQVLKSPSRLLDAGVGEGRNLHFLLDCGADEVHAMDASTHALEKIPASLRSQLQLRVGDLAATGFPGEHFDAITLLDVFETLPNAEAVLAELYHVLKPGGLLLCNIPGHDDGVAGQDMREIGDDSFLYQSTYYYRFIEPEAAQLLLENAGFEVVHSGRREWREAPHPGFRDEEHTHVSHVLLVRRPPQHRG; this comes from the coding sequence ATGTCGATTGAGACGTGCTCGCAAGTATTCTGGCGACGCACCCCAGCGAAACCAAGCACAGGGCACAAGGCCATTAGCGCAAACCCGCAAGCGGACGGTAACCAGACACGCGTCACGGCATGGTGGGAGCGACCTGATCGCCACTACGATCAGACCGGCCAGCTCTGGCTGGCCGGGCGGCCGGTGGCTGAGCTGGTGGCGACGACCGGCACACCCGCCTATGTCTATTGTGCTGCCAGGGTCAGCCAGAATGTGGCCCGACTGCGCACGGCGCTGAAGAGCATCGGCGCGCCAACGCGGCTGATGTACGCGATGAAGTCCAATCGCTACCCGCCCTTGCTGGCCCACCTGCGTGCACTCGGACTGGATCTGGACGTGACCTCGCCGGGCGAGGTCCGCCATGCCCTGAACAACGGCTTCGAGGTCCGACAGCTGTCCTTTACCGCCGGCTGCCTCAGCCGCGCAGACTATGCGGCGCTCGCCGGCTGGCCGGAGATCTGGATCAATGCCGATTCGCTGACCCAGCTGCGCCGAATCGCTGAAGTGTCCCCCGGGCGGGAGCTGGGGCTGCGCATCAATCCGGCCTCGGCGCTGGGCTACAACGAGCTGGTCAGCTATTCCGGCAGCAAGGCCAGCAAGTTCGGCGTCTATCGCGATCGCTTCGAGGAGGCACTCGAGCTGGCGGCCGGCTCTGGCCTGAATCTGACCGGGCTGCACTGCCACGCCGGTTGCGGATTCCTGACGCCCCAACTGGGCTCCGTCGAGCGCGTCTTTGCCCGCATCTGCGAGTTTCTGGAGGTGGCGCCGCAAATCAAGACCCTCAACCTGGGCGGCGGCCTCGGCATTCCCCTGGTGGCGGCAGACGAAGAACTCGATCTGACCGCGTGGGCAGCGCTGGTGCGCCGCTACTTCGGCCATCGCAAGCTGAAGCTGTGCTTTGAGCCGGGCGACTATCTGGTCAAGGATGCCGGTGCCCTGCTGACCGAAGTCACCCAGGTGGAGCGCAAGGGTGATCGACTCTTCGTCGGCGTCAATGCCGGATTCAACGTCCATCCGGAACCGGCGCATTACCGCCTTCCTCTGATCCCTGCGCCGGCCACGCTGCGACCCGAGCCACCGCAATGTGTCACCATCGCCGGCAACATCAACGAGGCCCTGGACCTGTGGGCCGAGGATGAATCGCTGCCTGCGGTGCGTGAGGGTGATACCTTGTGCTTCCTCAACGCCGGCGGCTACGGCGCCTCGATGGCCAGCGCGCACTGCCTGCGGAACGAAATGACCGAGCACCTCTTGCCCCCTATCCAACCTGGTGGTTTCGACGTCGAGCAGATCAGTGACGCCAATCAGCGTGCCTGGGACGAGCTCTACGCCTCGACCGCCGAACTGGTCTGGGGTCATGAGCCGCTGCCTTTCCTGGCCGGTTTCGCCGAGGCATTCCGGCAGGTCCTGAAATCACCTTCGCGCCTGCTGGATGCCGGCGTCGGCGAGGGCCGCAACCTGCACTTCCTGCTCGATTGTGGAGCCGATGAAGTGCACGCCATGGACGCGTCCACGCATGCGCTGGAGAAGATTCCGGCGTCGCTGAGATCGCAGCTGCAGCTGCGCGTGGGCGATCTGGCCGCCACCGGCTTTCCGGGTGAGCACTTCGATGCCATCACCCTGCTGGACGTGTTCGAAACCCTGCCCAATGCCGAGGCGGTGCTGGCCGAGCTCTACCATGTGCTCAAACCCGGCGGACTGCTGCTCTGCAATATCCCGGGTCATGACGATGGTGTGGCCGGGCAGGACATGCGCGAGATCGGTGACGACAGTTTTCTCTATCAGAGCACTTACTATTATCGTTTCATCGAACCCGAGGCCGCGCAGCTGCTGCTGGAGAATGCCGGTTTTGAAGTGGTGCACTCGGGTCGCCGCGAGTGGCGCGAGGCCCCGCACCCGGGCTTCCGCGACGAAGAACACACGCACGTGAGCCATGTGCTGCTCGTGCGCAGACCGCCGCAGCACCGCGGCTAG
- a CDS encoding YdiU family protein — protein sequence MTDLHFDNRFLAELPGDPEDSPRTRQVHGALYSRVQTTPVSAPRLLAWSPEVAAAIGLTAAQVESADFAEVFAGNRLWPGMQPWASNYGGHQFGHWAGQLGDGRAISLGEVIGADGGRHELQLKGAGPTPYSRHADGRAVLRSSLREFVCSEAMHHLGVPTTRALSLIGSGDEVVRDMFYDGHPQAEPGAIVCRVAPSFLRFGHFELPAARKDPELLTRLVDFTISRDYPEMTGSPDQRRADWFIQICERTARLIAQWMRVGFVHGVMNTDNLSILGLTIDYGPYGWLEPYDPDWTPNTTDFQGRRYAFGRQPEIGQWNLSALAGALVSLFPDQAPLHQGLQRYAEVFGAEHARLTAARFGWTQLDQDDLPLVREFHALMFDHEIDLTLAFRHLADLDLAAPELQTLAPAFYQPDRVAAEAGRWNQWLGGYARRSLADPRPASARVAAMNAVNPLYVPRNYLAQLAIDAAENGDLSVLHKWMDSLRQPYTLQPGREHHAARRPEWARSRAGCSMLSCSS from the coding sequence TTGACCGATCTGCACTTCGACAATCGTTTTCTGGCCGAACTTCCCGGTGATCCCGAGGACAGTCCGCGCACGCGTCAGGTGCACGGCGCGCTGTATTCGCGGGTACAAACGACGCCGGTGTCGGCACCGCGCCTGCTGGCCTGGTCACCGGAGGTGGCGGCTGCAATCGGACTGACCGCAGCGCAGGTCGAGTCTGCGGATTTCGCCGAAGTGTTTGCCGGCAACCGTCTCTGGCCGGGCATGCAGCCCTGGGCCAGCAACTACGGCGGCCATCAGTTCGGGCACTGGGCCGGGCAACTTGGGGACGGCCGGGCCATCAGTCTGGGCGAGGTCATCGGCGCTGACGGCGGTCGCCACGAGCTGCAGCTCAAGGGGGCGGGCCCAACACCCTATTCCCGCCATGCCGATGGCCGCGCCGTGCTGCGCTCCTCCTTGCGCGAGTTTGTCTGCTCCGAGGCCATGCACCACCTGGGTGTGCCGACCACGCGGGCGTTGTCGCTGATCGGCAGCGGCGATGAGGTGGTGCGGGACATGTTCTACGATGGCCATCCGCAGGCCGAACCCGGTGCCATCGTCTGCCGCGTGGCTCCGTCCTTTCTCCGTTTCGGCCATTTTGAATTGCCAGCCGCGCGCAAGGACCCCGAACTGCTGACCAGGCTGGTCGATTTCACGATCTCGCGGGACTATCCGGAGATGACCGGCAGTCCGGATCAGCGGCGCGCGGACTGGTTCATCCAGATCTGCGAACGCACCGCGCGACTGATTGCGCAGTGGATGCGGGTGGGCTTCGTTCACGGCGTCATGAACACCGACAACCTGTCCATCCTCGGCCTGACCATCGACTACGGCCCCTATGGCTGGCTCGAACCCTATGACCCCGATTGGACACCCAACACCACCGATTTCCAGGGCCGACGCTATGCCTTTGGGCGCCAGCCGGAGATCGGCCAATGGAATCTGTCGGCTCTGGCTGGCGCGCTGGTGAGTCTGTTTCCGGATCAGGCGCCGCTGCACCAGGGGTTGCAGCGTTACGCCGAAGTCTTCGGTGCCGAGCATGCGCGACTGACTGCCGCGCGCTTCGGCTGGACCCAGCTGGACCAGGACGATCTGCCGCTGGTGCGCGAATTTCACGCCTTGATGTTCGATCACGAGATCGATCTGACGCTGGCCTTTCGCCACCTCGCTGATCTGGATCTGGCGGCGCCCGAGCTGCAAACCCTGGCACCAGCCTTCTACCAGCCCGATCGGGTTGCTGCCGAAGCAGGGCGCTGGAACCAATGGCTGGGCGGGTATGCCCGTCGCAGTCTCGCCGACCCCCGGCCCGCCAGCGCCCGGGTCGCCGCCATGAACGCTGTCAACCCGCTGTACGTGCCGCGCAACTATCTGGCGCAGCTGGCCATCGACGCCGCAGAGAACGGTGATCTGTCGGTGCTGCACAAATGGATGGACAGCCTGCGTCAGCCCTACACGCTGCAGCCCGGGCGCGAGCACCACGCCGCGCGGCGCCCGGAGTGGGCCAGATCGCGCGCTGGATGTTCGATGCTCTCCTGCAGCTCCTAG